Proteins from a single region of Bradyrhizobium diazoefficiens:
- a CDS encoding cupin domain-containing protein → MKSGNIVFALLSLAIVLGCPIVASSEDAPKDNKGFTASKTTVVDLGPEIEGMTGRQLRLRLLTIEPGGHIGLHSHKDRPAVVYFLEGHDTVTLADGTSRAFGPGDTSSATKDTTHWHHNDGKEPVTLLAVDIFKPAK, encoded by the coding sequence ATGAAATCAGGCAACATAGTTTTTGCTTTGCTATCATTGGCAATTGTCCTTGGATGCCCAATTGTTGCCTCTTCCGAAGATGCTCCTAAGGACAACAAGGGATTTACGGCGAGCAAGACAACCGTTGTCGACCTGGGTCCTGAAATTGAGGGAATGACGGGGCGACAACTACGACTACGATTGCTCACTATTGAACCGGGAGGTCACATCGGATTGCACAGTCACAAGGACAGGCCCGCCGTAGTTTATTTCCTCGAGGGGCACGATACGGTCACCCTTGCGGACGGCACGTCGAGGGCCTTTGGTCCGGGAGATACGTCTTCTGCTACAAAAGACACTACTCATTGGCATCATAACGACGGTAAGGAGCCCGTCACTTTATTAGCAGTCGACATATTCAAACCCGCCAAGTGA
- the bluB gene encoding 5,6-dimethylbenzimidazole synthase — translation MVEFDDGFRRQLRELFVWRRDVRHFRADALPDGAVERLIETACLSPSVGLSQPWRFVTVDDAARRRAVVDDFKACNADALNCYSGERAGRYATLKLSGLEQAPSHLAVFADKTSDIGHGLGRATMPETTEYSVVAAITAMWLAARAEGIGLGWVSILNPDRIHTVLDVPHTWKFIAYLCIGYPEAECDRPELEQAKWEHRRDADEFTVRR, via the coding sequence ATGGTCGAGTTCGACGACGGCTTCCGCCGGCAATTGCGCGAGCTGTTCGTGTGGCGCCGCGACGTGCGTCACTTTCGCGCTGATGCACTGCCTGATGGTGCCGTGGAGCGGCTGATCGAGACGGCCTGCCTGTCGCCGTCCGTCGGCCTCAGCCAGCCCTGGCGCTTCGTCACCGTCGATGATGCGGCCCGGCGCCGCGCCGTGGTCGACGATTTCAAAGCTTGCAACGCCGACGCGCTGAATTGCTATTCCGGCGAGCGCGCCGGCCGCTATGCCACGCTGAAACTGTCAGGCCTCGAACAAGCCCCCAGCCACCTCGCCGTGTTCGCCGACAAGACGAGCGACATCGGCCACGGCCTCGGCCGTGCGACCATGCCCGAGACGACCGAATATTCCGTGGTCGCCGCCATCACCGCGATGTGGCTCGCCGCGCGCGCGGAAGGTATCGGTCTCGGCTGGGTCTCGATCCTGAACCCGGATCGCATCCACACCGTTCTCGACGTGCCGCACACCTGGAAATTCATCGCCTATCTCTGCATCGGCTATCCCGAGGCCGAATGCGACCGTCCCGAGCTCGAGCAGGCGAAGTGGGAACACCGGCGCGACGCGGACGAGTTCACGGTGCGGCGCTAA
- the cobS gene encoding adenosylcobinamide-GDP ribazoletransferase, which yields MTPRADILKDVVADLRIAASFVTIVPVGSSKPAGEGAVARATWALPIAGLLVGLAGAMVYALARKLGLAPGMAALLALATTALITGALHEDGLADTADGLGGGRTRERKLEIMRDSRIGSHGVCALILSFGLRWSALAVIANPWMVMLALCAAHAAARAGLPAFMSLVSPARPDGLSASAGSPPGRSVATAFAVGTLALVLALGPAKALVGLVLLSLAGLILARLAIRQIGGQTGDILGAFEQVGEILILLVAAAFIHTGG from the coding sequence ATGACGCCGCGCGCCGATATCCTGAAAGACGTCGTCGCCGATCTCAGGATCGCGGCGTCGTTCGTCACGATCGTACCGGTGGGCTCGTCGAAGCCTGCCGGCGAAGGCGCCGTCGCGCGCGCGACCTGGGCGCTCCCGATCGCAGGATTGCTGGTCGGCCTTGCAGGCGCGATGGTCTACGCGCTCGCGCGCAAACTGGGACTGGCCCCCGGCATGGCTGCCCTGCTCGCGCTCGCTACAACCGCGCTCATCACCGGCGCGCTGCACGAGGACGGGCTTGCCGACACCGCCGACGGGCTCGGCGGCGGCCGGACGCGCGAGCGCAAGCTCGAGATCATGCGCGACAGCCGGATCGGCAGCCATGGCGTCTGCGCGCTGATCCTGTCGTTCGGCCTGCGCTGGAGCGCGCTTGCTGTGATCGCCAATCCCTGGATGGTGATGCTCGCTCTGTGCGCTGCGCATGCCGCGGCCCGCGCGGGCCTGCCCGCCTTCATGTCGCTGGTCTCACCGGCGCGGCCGGACGGGCTGTCGGCGAGCGCGGGATCACCGCCGGGCCGGAGCGTCGCTACCGCCTTTGCTGTTGGCACGCTCGCGCTTGTGCTTGCGCTCGGGCCGGCCAAGGCGTTGGTCGGCCTGGTGCTGTTGTCGCTCGCCGGGCTGATCCTGGCGCGGCTCGCCATTCGTCAGATCGGCGGGCAGACCGGAGACATCCTTGGCGCATTCGAACAGGTCGGCGAGATTCTCATCCTGCTGGTCGCCGCGGCCTTCATTCACACGGGAGGATGA
- a CDS encoding serine hydrolase encodes MYIRQIVFAVVLLGALVRFGPATAGDGFPAAEWERVTPAELGWSETELAQARSFSDQIRSSALVIVQHGRVVAEWGNTTKPMELASIRKSLLSALIGVAVSDHLINLDSTLGELGIDDNPPGLTGIEKGATVRELLEARSGVYHAALYETPDMAKMRPPRGSHPPGTFWYYNNWDFNALGTIYEHATGTGIFQALDQKIAKPIGMQDYRQQDASYVRGEASIHPAYAIRMSARDLARFALLYLHKGNWAGHQIVPREWVEESTRSYSRAASGQGYGYLWWIGFLGGAVAPTVTLPEGSFLAEGAGGQYALVVPALDLVVVHRVDRDMPFTEPSVRSIARLFWLILKAEGYDPGPDASLTAATGERPTGETLAAIFQGKTISFGTKLRDGPFTMRFEPDGRMTYPHWNEALGPAAGTWTVAEDKLCILILGARRRCYIPVLNGERIELFDQLGIMQIAGVALPQ; translated from the coding sequence ATGTATATTCGCCAGATTGTTTTCGCCGTCGTGCTGCTCGGCGCTTTGGTTCGGTTCGGGCCCGCCACAGCTGGAGATGGCTTCCCAGCAGCGGAGTGGGAGCGCGTCACCCCTGCAGAATTGGGCTGGTCAGAGACCGAATTGGCCCAAGCGCGATCCTTTTCGGATCAGATTCGCTCGAGCGCGCTTGTCATCGTTCAGCACGGAAGGGTGGTGGCCGAGTGGGGCAATACCACGAAGCCAATGGAACTCGCTTCAATCCGCAAGAGCCTACTCAGCGCCCTGATCGGCGTCGCAGTGTCGGATCACCTGATCAACCTCGACAGCACGCTTGGCGAACTCGGCATCGACGATAATCCGCCTGGCTTGACCGGGATCGAGAAGGGCGCGACGGTGCGCGAACTCCTCGAAGCGCGTTCCGGGGTCTACCACGCGGCGCTCTATGAGACGCCGGACATGGCCAAGATGAGACCGCCGCGCGGCAGCCACCCGCCCGGCACCTTCTGGTATTACAACAATTGGGACTTCAACGCGCTCGGCACGATCTACGAGCACGCAACTGGCACCGGCATCTTCCAGGCGCTCGACCAGAAGATCGCAAAGCCGATCGGCATGCAGGACTACCGGCAACAGGATGCCAGCTACGTCCGCGGCGAAGCATCTATCCACCCCGCCTATGCGATCCGCATGAGCGCACGGGACCTGGCGCGTTTTGCACTTCTCTATCTGCACAAAGGTAATTGGGCCGGACACCAGATCGTGCCGCGGGAGTGGGTGGAAGAGAGCACGCGCAGCTATTCGAGAGCGGCGTCCGGGCAGGGCTATGGCTATCTCTGGTGGATCGGTTTTCTGGGCGGTGCCGTTGCACCTACGGTGACTTTGCCCGAGGGCAGCTTTTTGGCCGAAGGTGCCGGCGGCCAATACGCCTTAGTCGTGCCCGCACTCGACCTCGTCGTGGTGCATCGTGTCGACCGCGACATGCCCTTCACCGAACCTTCTGTGCGTAGTATTGCCAGGCTCTTCTGGCTGATCCTGAAGGCCGAGGGCTATGATCCGGGGCCCGATGCCTCGCTCACCGCAGCGACCGGCGAACGACCGACAGGTGAGACCCTGGCCGCAATATTCCAGGGCAAGACGATCAGCTTCGGTACCAAGCTCAGGGATGGTCCGTTCACAATGCGATTCGAGCCCGACGGCCGGATGACCTATCCGCACTGGAACGAGGCCCTTGGACCTGCGGCCGGGACATGGACGGTCGCGGAGGATAAGCTCTGTATCTTGATCTTGGGTGCCAGACGTCGCTGCTACATTCCAGTGCTGAACGGTGAACGGATTGAGTTGTTCGACCAGCTTGGTATCATGCAAATCGCCGGGGTGGCGCTGCCTCAGTGA
- the cobD gene encoding threonine-phosphate decarboxylase CobD, with amino-acid sequence MREHGGNLDLARQRFGGHAEDWIDLSTGINRLPYPLGEIDAHHWQALPSRSEIEALHQAARHAYATSAPIVAMGGAQAAIQLLPQLAPRGRARILAPTYNEYAPVLSAAGWEVEEVGALDALAGANLAIIVNPNNPDGRRYSSKDLLALLPRVGRLVIDESFVDAVPELSLASGAGRPGLLILRSFGKFYGLAGLRLGFAIGHADDIARLAAASGPWPISGAAIAIGCRALRDDAWTKATSARLARDCVRLDEMVQSQGWRLIGGAPLFRLYETPDALAAQATLARGEIWSRIFAQNPTWLRLGLPGAETEWSRLAKALAR; translated from the coding sequence ATGCGCGAGCACGGTGGAAATCTCGATCTGGCCCGACAGCGTTTTGGCGGGCACGCGGAGGACTGGATCGATCTGTCGACCGGAATCAACCGGCTGCCTTACCCGCTGGGCGAGATCGACGCGCATCATTGGCAGGCATTGCCGTCCCGGTCCGAGATCGAAGCCTTGCACCAAGCGGCCCGTCACGCTTATGCGACAAGCGCACCGATCGTCGCAATGGGCGGTGCGCAAGCCGCCATTCAACTGCTGCCGCAGCTTGCGCCGCGCGGGCGAGCGCGCATCCTCGCGCCGACCTACAACGAATATGCTCCCGTTCTGTCGGCCGCAGGATGGGAGGTGGAGGAGGTCGGGGCGCTCGATGCGCTGGCAGGCGCGAACCTTGCCATCATCGTCAATCCCAACAATCCGGACGGCCGCCGTTACTCGTCGAAGGATTTGCTCGCGCTGTTGCCGCGCGTCGGTCGTCTCGTCATCGACGAGAGTTTTGTTGATGCCGTGCCCGAGCTCTCGCTCGCTTCGGGAGCGGGGCGGCCGGGGCTGCTGATCCTGCGCTCGTTCGGAAAGTTTTATGGTCTTGCCGGACTGCGGCTTGGGTTTGCGATCGGCCATGCGGATGATATCGCCAGGCTCGCAGCGGCATCAGGTCCGTGGCCGATATCGGGCGCAGCAATCGCGATCGGCTGCCGCGCCCTGCGCGATGATGCCTGGACCAAGGCGACGTCGGCGCGGCTCGCCCGGGACTGCGTTCGCCTCGACGAGATGGTGCAGTCGCAAGGCTGGCGGCTCATCGGCGGTGCACCGCTGTTTCGTCTCTACGAGACGCCTGATGCGCTTGCCGCGCAGGCGACGCTGGCGCGCGGTGAAATCTGGTCGCGCATCTTCGCGCAAAATCCGACATGGCTGCGTCTCGGGCTTCCGGGCGCTGAGACCGAATGGTCGCGCCTTGCCAAGGCGCTAGCGCGCTAG
- the cobU gene encoding bifunctional adenosylcobinamide kinase/adenosylcobinamide-phosphate guanylyltransferase, with product MAVILITGGARSGKSKRAEMRTRAFPGQPVYVATAEALDAEMDARIARHRARRGTGWIEREVPLDLAPALVATDGGGARLVDCLTLWLSNLMRAERDWEHEVNALAATLPHLKSPVVFVTNEVGLGIVPDNALARSFRDAAGIMNQMIADVADEVEFVVAGLPMKVK from the coding sequence ATGGCCGTCATCTTAATCACGGGCGGAGCGCGATCGGGCAAGAGCAAGCGTGCGGAAATGCGCACGCGCGCCTTTCCCGGACAGCCCGTCTATGTCGCGACGGCCGAGGCGCTCGATGCGGAAATGGACGCGCGCATCGCCAGGCATCGTGCGCGGCGCGGAACCGGCTGGATCGAGCGCGAGGTGCCGCTCGATCTCGCGCCCGCGCTGGTCGCAACCGACGGCGGCGGCGCACGGCTCGTCGACTGCCTGACATTGTGGCTCTCCAACCTGATGCGTGCCGAGCGCGACTGGGAGCACGAGGTGAACGCGCTTGCCGCCACCCTGCCCCATCTCAAGAGCCCGGTCGTCTTCGTCACCAACGAGGTCGGCCTCGGCATCGTCCCCGACAACGCATTGGCGCGCAGCTTCCGCGACGCCGCCGGGATCATGAACCAGATGATCGCCGATGTCGCCGACGAGGTCGAGTTCGTCGTCGCCGGCCTGCCGATGAAAGTGAAATGA
- the cbiB gene encoding adenosylcobinamide-phosphate synthase CbiB codes for MDFAGAMMVAMAVDALLGWPARLFVWVGHPVTWLGRLIATIDAACNRESDPPALRRAAGVAGALLVIVIAVALGWLLQSLLPAGWMQIALVGILAWPLVALRSLHDHVAAVANPLLSGNIAAAREAVSRIVGRDPAALDEAGIARAAIESLAENASDGIVAPVFWGALFGLPGILGYKAINTLDSMIGHRSERHEAFGWAAARIDDVANFVPARLTGFLFVLLAPRRSEALSCMTRDARRHRSPNAGWPEAAMAGALGVRLSGPRIYHGSIAKESWLNEGARDPLAADIVEGLTLYRRAMLLFAGVLAILAFA; via the coding sequence GTGGATTTTGCGGGCGCGATGATGGTGGCGATGGCGGTGGATGCCTTGCTGGGGTGGCCGGCAAGGCTGTTCGTGTGGGTCGGCCACCCCGTGACCTGGCTAGGTCGGCTGATCGCTACCATCGATGCCGCCTGCAATCGCGAGTCTGACCCGCCGGCGCTGCGGCGCGCCGCCGGCGTCGCCGGAGCGCTTCTGGTGATTGTGATCGCGGTTGCGCTCGGTTGGTTGCTTCAGTCGTTGCTGCCCGCCGGTTGGATGCAGATCGCACTGGTCGGCATCCTGGCTTGGCCGCTGGTGGCGCTCCGCTCGCTGCATGACCATGTCGCCGCCGTCGCCAATCCTCTGCTGAGCGGTAACATTGCGGCTGCACGCGAGGCGGTCTCGCGCATCGTCGGCCGCGATCCCGCTGCGCTCGATGAGGCCGGGATCGCGCGTGCCGCGATCGAGAGCCTTGCGGAGAACGCGTCCGACGGCATCGTGGCGCCGGTGTTCTGGGGCGCGCTGTTCGGTCTGCCCGGCATCTTGGGTTACAAGGCGATCAACACGCTGGACTCCATGATCGGCCATCGCAGCGAACGGCATGAAGCCTTCGGCTGGGCCGCCGCGCGCATCGACGATGTCGCAAACTTTGTTCCGGCACGCCTGACCGGATTTTTGTTCGTGCTGCTCGCGCCACGACGATCGGAGGCGCTCTCGTGCATGACGCGCGATGCGCGCCGCCATCGCTCACCCAATGCTGGCTGGCCGGAAGCGGCGATGGCTGGCGCGCTCGGCGTGCGGCTCAGCGGCCCCCGCATCTATCACGGCAGCATCGCCAAGGAATCATGGCTCAACGAAGGGGCGCGCGATCCGCTCGCCGCGGACATTGTTGAGGGACTGACGCTCTACCGCCGCGCCATGCTACTGTTCGCAGGTGTGCTTGCGATCCTGGCCTTCGCGTGA
- the cobO gene encoding cob(I)yrinic acid a,c-diamide adenosyltransferase, with protein MTPEPDTKTVEDTDARHAAKMAKIKVARDKIMATKSGEKGLIIVHTGAGKGKSSSAFGMIVRCIAHGLPCAIVQFIKGAWDTGERRLLTGHFGELCQFHAMGEGFTWETQDRARDIAAARAGWEKAKELIRDSSLRMVVLDEINIALRYDYLDITEVVDFLKTSKPPMTHVVLTGRNAKDELIEIADLVTEMTLVKHPFRSGIKAQAGVEF; from the coding sequence ATGACGCCTGAACCGGATACAAAAACCGTCGAGGACACCGACGCTCGACACGCCGCGAAGATGGCAAAGATCAAGGTTGCCCGCGACAAGATCATGGCGACCAAGAGCGGCGAAAAGGGCCTCATCATCGTCCACACCGGCGCCGGCAAGGGCAAGTCCTCCTCCGCCTTCGGCATGATCGTGCGCTGCATCGCGCACGGCCTCCCCTGCGCGATCGTGCAGTTCATCAAGGGCGCCTGGGACACCGGCGAGCGGCGCCTGCTCACCGGCCATTTCGGCGAGCTCTGCCAGTTCCACGCGATGGGCGAAGGCTTCACCTGGGAGACGCAGGACCGCGCCCGCGACATCGCGGCCGCGCGCGCCGGCTGGGAGAAGGCGAAGGAGCTGATTCGCGATTCCAGTCTGCGCATGGTCGTGCTCGACGAGATCAACATCGCGCTGCGTTACGATTATCTCGACATCACTGAGGTCGTCGACTTCCTGAAGACCTCGAAGCCGCCGATGACGCATGTCGTGCTCACCGGCCGCAACGCCAAGGACGAGTTGATCGAGATCGCCGATCTCGTGACCGAGATGACGCTTGTGAAGCATCCGTTCCGCTCCGGCATCAAGGCGCAGGCCGGCGTCGAGTTCTGA
- a CDS encoding cobyric acid synthase, giving the protein MARALMIQGAGSDVGKSLIVAGLARAFTRRGLRLLPFKPQNMSNNAAVTVDGGEIGRAQALQALAAGVEPHTDMNPVLLKPETDVGAQIVVHGRRIATARAREYAAMKPQLMGAVLESFERLKARADLVLVEGAGSPAEVNLRKADIANMGFARKADVPVVLVGDIDRGGVIAQLVGIKTVIDPDDAAMIQGFVINKFRGDPTLFDDGYKLIEQKTAWRGLGVLPWFARAGELPAEDALGLNDARKPGQCKIACLALSRIANFDDLDPLKLEPGVDLVMVRPGEAIPGDVRLVIIPGSKSTRGDLAFLRAQGWDIDLFAHHRRGGHVLGLCGGYQMLGHSVADPDGIEGLAGDTPGLGLLDVTTVMSPQKTLTRVTAVHAATDQPIEAYEIHIGRTDGPDRARPFARLNGEPEGAISSDGRVQGSYLHGLFTSDDFRRAYLAKLDIPAGSEPYHARVDSALDALAEHIEKHLDVEGLLALAR; this is encoded by the coding sequence ATGGCGCGCGCGTTGATGATCCAGGGAGCCGGCTCGGACGTGGGCAAGTCGCTCATCGTCGCCGGGCTCGCGCGCGCCTTCACCCGGCGCGGCCTGCGCCTGCTCCCGTTCAAGCCACAGAACATGTCGAACAACGCCGCCGTCACCGTCGACGGCGGCGAGATCGGCCGCGCCCAGGCGCTTCAGGCGCTCGCCGCCGGCGTCGAGCCGCACACCGACATGAACCCGGTGCTACTCAAGCCCGAGACAGACGTCGGCGCACAGATCGTAGTACACGGCAGACGCATCGCGACTGCGCGTGCGCGTGAGTACGCTGCGATGAAGCCACAGCTGATGGGCGCGGTGCTGGAGAGTTTTGAGCGGCTGAAGGCGCGCGCCGATCTCGTGCTGGTGGAAGGCGCGGGCAGCCCGGCCGAGGTGAACTTGCGCAAGGCCGACATCGCCAATATGGGCTTTGCGCGCAAGGCCGATGTGCCTGTGGTGCTGGTCGGCGACATCGACCGCGGCGGCGTCATCGCCCAGCTTGTCGGCATCAAGACGGTGATCGACCCCGATGATGCCGCGATGATCCAGGGTTTCGTCATCAACAAGTTCCGCGGCGATCCCACGCTGTTCGACGACGGCTACAAGCTGATCGAACAGAAGACCGCATGGCGCGGACTCGGCGTGTTGCCCTGGTTCGCGCGGGCCGGCGAGCTGCCGGCCGAGGACGCACTGGGCCTCAACGACGCGCGCAAGCCGGGCCAGTGCAAGATTGCATGCCTCGCACTATCTCGGATCGCCAATTTCGATGATCTCGATCCCCTCAAGCTCGAGCCAGGTGTGGATCTCGTGATGGTGCGTCCGGGCGAAGCGATCCCAGGCGATGTCAGGCTCGTCATCATCCCCGGGTCAAAATCCACCCGCGGCGACCTCGCCTTCCTGCGCGCGCAGGGCTGGGACATCGATCTCTTCGCGCATCACCGCAGGGGCGGCCATGTGCTCGGCCTCTGCGGCGGCTATCAGATGCTCGGGCACAGCGTTGCGGACCCGGATGGCATCGAAGGACTCGCGGGCGACACGCCGGGCCTCGGGCTGCTGGATGTGACGACGGTGATGAGCCCGCAGAAGACGCTGACCCGTGTTACGGCCGTGCATGCGGCGACGGATCAACCGATCGAGGCGTACGAAATCCACATCGGCCGAACTGATGGGCCCGACCGCGCGCGGCCGTTCGCGAGGCTGAACGGCGAGCCGGAAGGCGCGATCTCCAGCGATGGGCGCGTGCAGGGCAGCTATTTGCATGGCCTGTTCACGTCGGACGATTTCCGCAGGGCATATCTCGCGAAGCTGGATATTCCTGCCGGCAGCGAGCCCTATCACGCGAGGGTCGACAGCGCGCTTGATGCGCTTGCCGAACACATCGAAAAGCATCTCGACGTCGAAGGCCTGCTCGCGCTAGCGCGCTAG